From the genome of Opisthocomus hoazin isolate bOpiHoa1 chromosome 4, bOpiHoa1.hap1, whole genome shotgun sequence:
TCTTCAGGCCTCCCATTGATCTGATGCACAAAGGGAGCTTTGAAACGGTAAGTTTTGAAATTTTGGTGCAGTTCCTTATGTGATGACTTTACAGTGCGGAAGCCTTGTGTTAGGCTGCTGGCATGTATGGATCCATTTCTTGGGTGATCAGAAAGTTACAAAGGGCCATATAGTGATAAAGACTTGATGGACTGCATATGGAGATTTTGCTGACTTACTGAAGGACTTTAATGATGATAGGCCACATTGTTTGTTTCAGTGTCAATGTGGCAAATCATACTTGGTGAAAGACTTTAGTGCACAAAGGAGCCTGGTCAAAGTGGAAAAATTGCATCCCTTGAAGTATCTCTGTATGGCAGGATGCAGAAAAAGCTGAAGTAAGATTGCTTTTGATAGGTGAGCAGGTGCTTCGGAAGGGGCTATATAgttgcagcacagccctgctaAGAAGCTCAGGCAGAGTTATGTTAACATGGCTAAACGGTTTCTGATACCAGAGCTAGTGAAAGTATTTGAGTGTGGCTTTGTCATGAAGGCACACCTTTATCTTTAGCAGAGGTCTTGCTCTTCTATAAAATCACAGTGGCTGTCTTTTGTAGTGATGGAAAAAGTATCCAAGATAACTGTCTGCCTGAGAAGGGGACTGTTAGCTTTAAATAACTACAGGTGTCACCTTTTCTGGCTGTGTAGGCGTATGTGTATCTAGTCATAAGTCATCATGATAATGACTAGAGAGTATgcaatttgtttgggttttgggtgttgtggttttttttttttttgagtccaTAATTTCTAGATATTCTTCAGAAGTTATGGTTAGTGCTGAACTTTGGTCTTCTTTAAGTAGCTGAGATTTACTATTATGTGATGATTTCATGAGAATGCAAACTAATGATCAAATGGGGCAATACAGATGCTGCAACCATGAGCTGAACAAAAATATTGTTTACATTCTTTTCACATTTGCCTTTACTGCCATACACAAATAAATACTAGAGCACTGCTGGAGAATTTTttgagaaatgctgtgtgccgTTCTTGAGTCTCCAGCTCTCATCCTGTTGGCCTCATCTCTTTTTATGCTTCCCACATCACCAGGGGTCAGTTGGCTTGTCACTGATTCCTGTATCCTGACAGTGCCCTCCATACGTTTAATTTTCTAGCAAAATTCCAGGTTTGAAAGGACACTGACGAAGAGTAGCCGTGTCTGCCTCAGCAAGTAATTTGGTGCAATGGAAGCAGATGAGCAGGCTGAATTAGTTGGTGCTGAGGCATCCCTGCCTTGTGATATGTAGCTCAGGGTTTACTTCAAACAAGATTGTGTCAGGTCCTCCAGCTGATGATACCTACCAGGCCTGTGGTTCAGAGATGTTTGAGCCAAGCAAATGCATGGTTAAAGGCAACAGTAAAGGGAATTCATGTGAGAACAGCCAGTGCTGCTCCAGACTGGAACATAAACAGTCAGCGAGTGCCCTCTGACCCCTGTGTTGGAGGTTGAAATGTCTGCTCGTCTTTTCCTTGGGCCTTGCGGAAAACATCTCAAGACTGTAGCAATGTTGATTGTGGCATCCACCACAGTTAACAGTAGTTTCAGATAATGAAATAACTGATTGATAGATTTGATTGTCCTAAGATCTCTGCATTCTTATTCAGTcttgtaaatttaaaaaagaaaaaaaaaaaaacacaaaaaaccacacaaaaaaacaacaaaccaacagaGGGGAGATGCAGTTTGTGTTTACACACTTTGTCCTGTTGTTTGCAGTAACTCGAATTTAAAGACACTTCCTGGTATTGGTATTCAACTTTGTGTGTTCTTGTTTTTGTCCCATGGGATACTCTTCATTTCAAACTGATGCTTCTCATCTTCTTGCAATAAAAATCTTCAGCTTCCCAGTTTGTTGGTCGTTATCCCTTCCGTTTCACCTTTTATGACTGTAGACTGCTGTACTGCTTCAGCCTGCAACACTGTTGGGCCTCCTGTGAATCCAGTGACCAGAGTCTCCCAAAATTCATCTCTAGCAAGCTGCTGTTAGCTTCCTCCTTCTCTGTACACTGAGATAAACATATATAAACATCTCTGATTTATTATATAGTTTATCACATTCCAAAGTACTAGAGACTAACTACTGTCACTTTGATGCTCTTCTAGTTTAGTGTTAATCTAAGTGgggttttcttactgtttttagtGTGTGGTGTATTATAATCTCTGAAGAGGTATGCAAGAATATTCTGCCAGTGTTGTGCCATGTacatttatcatagaatcatttaggattTAGGACTTTATTTGAACTTAGCAAGAGTGGTGGCATTCTGGTCTTGCTAAGGTTTTCATGCATCTTTGTTGCTCATCTTTTGTTGGTCATCTTTGGGCATTCTAAGGTTAATTTTGGTAGTAAATAGATTTAGTTATCTTCAGTTTTCCTGaagaaaccttatttttcttcaATTACAAAGAAACTTTGTTATCAGTAAGGTGTAAAAAGTTGCCATTTCATTTTAACTCAGTAATACTAGCTTTTAAGAGTCGATGAGAATTAACTTTCATTGAAGAGAAGTTTTCAAGcattaaattacattattttgttTTAACTTGCCTTCTGTGAAAAAGCAACGTGCTTCACATACTGAACAACTTATGATCACTATACTCATAAAGTTAAGTGTGTAATTAACTACACCCTAGAAATGTGGTGAAAAAGATTTGATACAGTGTAAAAGACTTAATCCTGCGGGCCTTTTGAACACCGTGGCTGAGCCACTAGATGCCAGTTACCTAGTGGCTGGTGGAGTAGGGCTGTATAAACCGGAGGCAAACGAGTGATGTGTCAGCGAGATGTTAACCTGAGCTGCCTTTTCTTTCCTACTAGAAAATTTCAGAGGAACTTCCAGAGCTTAAATACACATTGTCACTAAAATGCCGGTGTTTGAGGAGTGTTGCATGGTTATATGATTAGGGAGTCAGTTAAGACTGCACAAGAGATTTTTAACTGTCGTTTCCTGACTGTAATATTGAGCTTTAATCTGTATTAAGCTTCAGAGTTATCTCATTAATGTGGAGTCTGCTAGGAATAAATCACTAGAgtataataaaaacaaagcatgttTGGTATGTAATTTAATTTAAGTTTTGTTCTCATGCCAAAGACTGCATTCAAGAATTGCAGGTGTTCATCTCTTCATGCATATGATGTGAGATAAGATATAATTTTAGGGGAGTACACACCAAAGTGACTTAGTTTACACTTCTTGTTTAGGGAGGAGATAGTCCTGGCACACGCAGTTCTGTGCTTAACACTCATTagaatttcagtatttctgaGGTTATTGTATGTTTCAAGTCTGTCTGTATGAAATGTCCTCATTTTACAAGTTGAACCTTTTTTAGCTGCTGCTTTACAGctggcactgattttttttctttgtgcataGCAAGCAGCAATAGTTTGGAAGCCAGTCTAGTCGTCGTACTCAAATTGTGCAACTATCTTTGCATAAGGAGCTTCTGGATTTGCCATTCACAAAGGCAAGCCCTGCACGTGGCACCTTTGGGACAGGAATGGCTGGATGATGAAAAGATGTATGCCCTGGCCCAGGGAAGAAGTATAATTATAGCACAGATAGGATGTTTCTTGTTAGATAATTCCATGCTCTGACTTCTGTCACCTCTTACCTTCCAAGCTGAATCGTGCTTGATTAGCAGATGTCCAGAAGGTCACAAGGTGCTGCCTCCACTtccttgtttctctctgctgactTAAAGTGCATTTCAGCAAAGCTTTTTATTAGAGTGCGTTTCAACAAAGCTGAGCAAGGAAGAACCAGCACGACATTTATAAACCATACATGATTTGGAAAATTCAAATGAGAGGAAAAGATGTTATTTTTAGTGGTGCAAGTGCTAGAGGTTATCCAGTGAGATCCAGTACTGAGTGTAAAACAAGACTTCTCTCACATATTGTCTAACCAGATTGGTGGTTATAAGGTGGTTATATTGGTTGCTATAAGTTGTTGTAGTGATGAAAAATGTGAATGGCATCTGGCCTGTTGTATCTGAGACCCACTACCTCTGTCTTGGAAAGTTCCTGCTCTGCCAGTTGCTGAAAGCTTGGACAGAGATGCTTGCAAGGAGTGGTTGTTCTGCACTTACGCTATCCGTGTACTCTTTAAGTGCCTGGTGCTGGCCTTTATGCCgcaaaggaggaggagagatggGGGGAAGTTGATGTTGGAAACAGTGGATCTAAAGCCACCAGACATAGCTTTCAGAATATGCAACCAGCTCTTGAGTCTTCCCTTGTTCTTTTGTCACTTACCAAAATGACCCACCAGTATAATCTCCAAACCCACAGCATTTCTTTCCCCCACATTCTTCTCCTTCCACCCACCTCCATTCCCTCAGAAAAACCCCAGTAGCTGTGTAAGAGCagagttgtgtgtgtgtgagatggCAGCAATTTAACTGTGCCCTGTTAGATGTTAAGTGTGAAGCCCGTTGCTTTAGAAGGAAGTTAAAAGTACTTTCAAAAGCTATACCTGCTCTACAGGTGAAAACTCATATTTGCAAATGTTCTGTGTGGAATTTCCTGCTTGCATCCTTTCGAGGACCTTAGCTGGGTGGAGGAGAGGTAGAGCCAGGTTTTCACTAATGAAAAATATACAAAGTAAGTGTAGAAGAGTGAGATGCACTTTCTAGTTATGTATTTTTGACTTTGTTCTTTTAATCCAGTATAGATGACATTAGAACACAGGACTAAGGCAATCCAGTTGACTGAAATCACAGaagtttttttgttcctcttaaACTTGTGCAGTACCTCTAGGCCTCGTCTTTAACTGATTTTGTAGAATTAGTTCTGAAAATCCACAGTTAGCTCaaaacaagtcttttaaataaaagcatCATGACTATATTTAAGACTCTTACCAGTTACTTAGGTGTCACCTGCCCCGCTTTCCTCTCCTGGTGACCACATGCTGGATTCTGACACTGTAATATTAGTGGTAAGTAGTTAGTGTAAGGTCCCTTGTGAGAACAGGAGGACTATTCAATGCTTCtacattcaattttttttcctttgagtaaAATGGTTGGCTCTGCATGTCACTTGGCCATGCAGATTATTTTTGTAGGCTGAGATTCTTCACTTTGTGAAGCTAAGTGTGTGGGGTTCATGTGTCTGTCTATCACACATTGAATAGGCTGACTATTCGTAAGTGCACTggctaaaattaattttaaaagtaaaaactttggttttggggaaaaaaatattgcccAAAACAGCAAAATCTTGCATAACATCCTAATTCTGTGACTTTGCTGTTAAGTGCATTATCAGCAGAATGGTGAACACACttataaataaatactttttttcttttttaaaaggaaagggaGTTCATATGCTAGTTCCATTCTTTCCAGGGGGTAAGAGCATTCTGCTGTTGATACAGCCCTCTTTTTTTCAACAGGTATGGCAATTCAGCGATCAGAATTACATTCTTGATCAAACTCCTACCATTAACTTGCAACCAAGCAATAAGACAATGCCAGCTTTGTGACTCAAACCAGTAAGATTTCTTCCTGCACCTTCCTGTCTTCCTCCCCAATTGCAGTCTGTATAATGAGCATCAAAAAAGGATGCCTAATTCGGCAGTTGCACACTAGTAGGATAACTCAAAACttggagagaaagaagaaaacacgCAGAGAGGGGGTCCTGTTGAATTGATGCAAGTCCTCTGTCAGTTATGCAACCTACTTAAATAGAAGATGATCCAGGTTTATCTTTAGAATGAACAGGTCTTTCCTCTGTTGTCAGATCAGTGTGACTGACTGCACTCTTTCCCAAACAAATACTTTATTCAGCATCCCTGCGTCCCCCGCAAGTTGCTTTTCCTGCTCTGTGCTTGGCTTGTTGAAATCCAGCAGCTCTGTTCATCGatgtgattctgtaattgaaaGTGGGTCTTTCAGCCTTGCCTTCTGTTTTGTGGATGCCTTTTCACTAGCACTGTCCATCTTCCTCACTGTGAAGGGATTTTGGTGAAAAATCTGACAGTGTTAGAAGCCATCGTTGACTGGCTGGCATTAGTTATGTCTGGCTCTTCAGTTTTATCTAATGAAGCTTGTCTCTCTGCTTACAGGCCAAGGAGTGTGGTCAGATGCAGAACAAATGGCTCATGATAAACATTCAGAATGTGCAGGATTTCGCCTGTCAGTGTCTCAACCGCGATGTCTGGAGCAACGAGGCTGTGAAGAACATAATCCGGGAACATTTCATTTTTTGGCAGGTCAGAATTTGAATGGGGCCATGCAGGTAACTTGGTGTCCTGGTAGACAGggcagtgaaagaaaacagactTCTTTGAATAAAATAGCACTGATGCAGTTCTCTTGGTGAATTTGCAGAAAAGATGCAATAGTTCGTGGAGgtgtagcctgaagaagagaagctgagaggggaccttataaatgcctacaaatatctgaagggtgggtgtcaggaggatggggccaaactcttttcagtggtgcccagtgacaggacaaggggcaatgggcacaaactgaggcacaggaagttccgtctgaacacgaggaagaacttcttccctctgagggtgacggagccctggaacaggctgccccgggaggttgtggagtctccttctctggagatattcaagacccgcctggacaaggtcctgtgcagcctgctgtaggtgacgctgcttcggcaggggggttggactggatgacccacagaggtcccttccaacccctactattctgtgattctgtgattctgtagtttaTGGGTGTAGATGTAGTTCATGGATGTGCATTTGAATGCATGAACTGCCTTTCGCTTATTCATTCAGAATGTTACCTCATAGCTTCTAATACATGGACCGTTAGAGGCATAGTTTCAGCTTGTCAGAGTTACTGAGAACTGTACGTACCGGTTGTACCATATACTGTAAAACAGAGAAAGATACAGTTTGTTTGTGTTCCCTCTCCACCCAGTAATTTGCTTCCAACGTGGTGTTTTGTAGGTATACCATGACAGCGAGGAAGGACAGAGGTACATCCAGTTTTATAAATTAGCAGACTTCCCTTATGTCTCCATCCTGGATCCCAGAACAGGTAAGATACGTGACAGTTCGTTACCTACAGATTCTATATCCAGTGTGAAGGACTGGCAGTTGTAGGCTAGAATACCATCTTTTGCAGTATGTGTTGCATTCACCTGAAGAATCTCAGTTACATTGTTTTGCTCTCTGGGAGGCCTTGTTGTCCCTGAAGAAGTGAAGCAATATGTTTTGGAGGAACTGAGGGGATAAAACTCTCAAGGCTTGCTGAAATTTTGTGTATTTGGTTATCGTGCTTGGTATAGCTTTGCAAGTACTTTGGGAAGTGAAAATAGTACCACCTGGTGGTAACACTCTgaaatgattatttttatttaagtgtCATTTTAAAAGCTAATTGAAATCATGGCATGAGTAAACTACAATATTTGTAAGCATTACATCAGTCTGCTTCCTGCTCCTTGCACAGTAGCTTTGTGAGGCTCAGAGATGACTTATTAAATTGCATCTTAATTTTGAAAGACCGttttggctttgggttttttgtttggttttgtgtggtttttttatgtgtgtgtttttgttgtttttttttcttaactggagAATCAAACTTCTAcctcctcttccagctcttttgaaattgtttctttttcttttgtgtcccAACACCCCTTCTTCTTTTATCATCATATAATGCCGCTATATTAATTGTCTGGTCTTGTGCTCCTCAGGACTGAAGCAATAGTGTCTGTAATCAGAGCTGAGATTTCTTGCTATTTGACTTAAACCacccaaaactttttttttttaacaaaaaaacttTGGTGCTGAAGTTTGGATACTCTTCTTAGCACTTTACTTATGGAAACAAATGCTGTTTGCCAAGGTGTGGAACCAAAGCAGGCAAGAATGTAGAAATGCTTCTTCATAAACTTAGTGGTTTGGCTTTTATTCATTTCGATGCCTAATTCACCATTTTGTGCACACATTCCCATAgagaaaaagaatggaaataaacagagtCTCTGTTCATGTCTGTCCATGATTGAAACCTTTTCAAAGGGGTGGAGGTAGGAAGCTTTGTAATCATCAGGTGGTAGCCTGTAGGAAGCTGCAGTTCCACAAATATGGACTCTTGCAGAGCATGTGCACAGCAGTGAATTGGTGTGTTTGACCGCTAAGCTGCAATCTTTTGCTGAGATTATGTTTCATGACATCTGTTGTTCCCTAGGCCAGAAACTGGTGGAGTGGCACCAGCTAGATGTGACTTCTTTCTTGGACCAAGTGACTGGGTTCCTGAGTGAGCACGGACAGCTGGATGGCCATTCTACTAGCCCTCCCCAAAAATGCTCTCGTTCAGTAAGTATGAGGCCCTCTGGGAGGTCTggagaaaccagaaaaaacatGCTAGCTTGTCTGTATCCAGCTGTACTGGTTTCCATGCTTAATGAGTTAGTGTGAGAGAGTGCTAAAATATGGTGCGCCAGGGAATGGCTTCTGCCACGGTAACTGTCGTTGTTGTGCAGTTTgtgctttcagcatttttttggATTTGGCCGTCACAGAATTGTGCGTGTGTGGAAGGAAAATATATCACTCCATGTGAAACTCCAAGGAGAAGTCATTAAGTAGTCATAGTGTGACTAGGCTTCCATGGTGTTTGTTCCTGACAGTTTTAGTAGCTTCTCTTTAGAAGACTGATGTCCTCTTAATTTTCGGTAcatatttaaaagcaatttttgtgTATTTGTGTTATGTCTGTATTCAACAGGAGAGTCTCATTGATGCCAGTGAGGACAGCCAGTTGGAAGCTGCTATCAGAGCCTCATTACAGGAGACACATTTTGATTCCTCGCAGGCCAAGCAGGAGAGTCGATCAGATGAGGAGTCGGAGTCAGAGCTTTTTTCTGGAAGCGAAGAGTTTATTTCAGTTTGTGgatctgaggaggaggaggaatcggAGAATCCTGCCAAGCTGAGGAAGTCTCCGCACAAGGACTTGGGGTATAAAAAAGAGGAGAGCCGGAGGCCTCAGCCTGAGCCCCCTGCAAGGACTGAGTCTGGGACAACATCAAATCATAGAGTGCTGCCTTGCATTGATGCAGGGATGTTGGAGGAGTCAACTGATAATCCTGAAAGTACATTTCAGGGACTAGATGTGAATGGTAAGttgccattttttttattttttcagtgacctgtgtttcagggttttttttcctgaaaatctttATATGTGGACAAGCATGGTTTCATCCCttgttttgaaaagctaaatcttttcttctgtcttactCGCCCTCCGTGACACCAGACGTTTGAGCGATTCATTTTGCCAGCAGCACCACTCTGGCGTAGCGATGCCACAAACTGCGGAGTGGTACTAGTGACTGAGCTCAAGTTTCTTCGTTTGAGACCTCATCTGCAAATAAATTACACATTGGTGGAATGCCAGGTGCACATGGCAGGCCTTCAGCCAGTATGGTAGAGAGAAGCAGAATAACATCAGCCCCACCTTGTGCTCAGTTAGCTTGGCTGCCTTGACGGTCTGGACTGAGTTTTAATAATGCAACTTTGGCTAATACAAACAAGTCCTTGGGGTCTCAGTTCCTCCCTGCGGTGCCTGAGCTGGGATGCAGCAGGGTGAGGTGGTCTCAGAGGCAGAGGTAGCACAGTGTGCTTTTCTCTGGGAACGCTGAGTAGTTTCAGTCACTGCTATTGACTATTGATAAAGTCCCGAGTTTGTGTATGTTTTAAACTCGTGGTAGAAGTATATCTTCATAGACTGGAACCTTGTATTTGTCTCCAGTCCATGACCCTGCTATCCTGTGCAGTAAAGTGTGCCTCCTAAAATCTACAGAAGAGCTCAATTCAGCTGCCTTGCTATTTGTTAACTTGTAGTAACTTCCTTTATGCTAGGACCAAAGGCACAGCTGATGCTAAGGTATCCAGATGGAAAGAGGGAACAAGTCTCACTGCCCGAACAAGCTAAACTTCTGGTGAGTGGAGTTAATTGGAATCCTTGTTTGAGTACAGGAGAGCTGAAACTGGAGAATTTCTTTTCCTATTGAAATCAGATCTAGTGAAAGTGGTATATCCAGGGAGCGCTTGCACTGTCATTCCGTTGTGTTTCTTCCGTGTCATTCCTCTCTTTGATCAACAGGCTCCGAtggctctgtttgtttccactgCTGCTTGGGTTGCGTGTGCGCTCCAGGGTCTTCCTTAGTCTCCAAACTGCTAGTTTCTGTCCTAAAATGACTCTCAATGGCTTTTGCGTTAATCATGAAATTACCATAAAATGCTCTCAGCTCTTGTTTGTGTTTTGtatcttcctcccccccccccccccccccgaaaagttCAGTTGTTGCCCATGGTCAGACAACAGCAAAATCAAAGGCCAGCCTCTTGGTTCTTGTTCTCCATCTCTTTCATCATACTTCCACACTCCCTTCTGGATGTGGATGACAGAGCAGACTTCGGAGGAAGTTCTCCCAAAACAAATTTGTTACAATATTATTTAATTACTGTGCTTCAGCTGTGCACCTCAACTATGCTTTGGGCTTGTTTACCTTGGAGAAGATGATGTCGATGGCATTTCCATCAGATTTTTTCAGGTGCTTATCTGGAAACGGTGTTTCAAGAGGACACTGTGTTCCTGCTAGCTGTGACTTTTCATGACACGGTGGCCAGTTAAGCTCATTTTAATGTAATCAGTGTAGAAGTTCTGTATTGAAGTCTTAGGGAAGGCAAAAGCACGCTTCTTCAGAAGGGTCTTGGGTAGATTTAGAGGAAAAGTGTCACATCTCTTACAGAAAATGAGACTATGACCTAGTCTGCAGCACTCTAGAAATGTAGAGTGTCTCAAGCTCATATTCTCATCCTTAACTCTTTTggttgaaaataaaaggaaaaaacaaaagttgctTTTGTTATACCATCATCTCTCTCAAAACCAACTGTAAGCAGTAGGTTGTGCACTGCTGAAATATGAGGAATGGGGAACTCTGGCAGAGCATCACTCTTACTGTAGGAACCAGCTTTACTTTCACACCTTCATTCTTGTATTGTCGTAGCAATCATTGATGTATAATCTTTTTCCAAGTACTCTTTTGTATCTTGACTGCTTTTTGAATTTATATCTCAACTGCTGTTAAACTGTGTGCGTTATTAAACATGTGTTGCATTAGGAGTATAGGTCTGACGTGTGACGGGGgggccctcccattgagtcatgagg
Proteins encoded in this window:
- the UBXN7 gene encoding UBX domain-containing protein 7; this encodes MAAHGGSAASSALKGLIQQFTAITGASESVGKHMLEACNNNLEMAVTMFLDGGGIAEEPSTSSAGVSTVRPHNEDEVRAPIPQKQEILVEPEPLFGAPKRRRPARSIFDGFRDFQTETIRQEQELRNGGAVDKKLTTLADLFRPPIDLMHKGSFETAKECGQMQNKWLMINIQNVQDFACQCLNRDVWSNEAVKNIIREHFIFWQVYHDSEEGQRYIQFYKLADFPYVSILDPRTGQKLVEWHQLDVTSFLDQVTGFLSEHGQLDGHSTSPPQKCSRSESLIDASEDSQLEAAIRASLQETHFDSSQAKQESRSDEESESELFSGSEEFISVCGSEEEEESENPAKLRKSPHKDLGYKKEESRRPQPEPPARTESGTTSNHRVLPCIDAGMLEESTDNPESTFQGLDVNGPKAQLMLRYPDGKREQVSLPEQAKLLALVRHVQAKGYPNERFELLTNFPRRRLSHMDYEITLQEAGLCPQETVFVQERN